Proteins from one Streptomyces sp. NBC_00289 genomic window:
- a CDS encoding TetR family transcriptional regulator, with protein MSAVSSRPTAPATATSSESAGASASARRDAEATKAAIQKAARYFLARHAHTDVTLKAIAERAGVSPPLILKYFGNKDALLARVMSFDTDADALLEAPLGELGRHMVRHVLVSQRERGADPLLRIAFAPLHGEHGDILRVNFRAQVVDRLARRLTGPDAGLRAELAVAMLVGLGVMYGVARGVHVREGAIDDMVDRYAPGVQAHLTP; from the coding sequence ATGAGTGCCGTGAGCTCCCGACCCACCGCGCCCGCGACCGCAACCTCCTCCGAGTCCGCCGGGGCGTCCGCGTCCGCACGCCGGGACGCCGAGGCGACCAAGGCGGCCATCCAGAAGGCGGCCCGCTACTTCCTGGCCCGGCACGCCCACACCGACGTCACGCTCAAGGCGATCGCCGAACGCGCCGGGGTGAGCCCGCCGCTGATCCTGAAGTACTTCGGCAACAAGGACGCCCTCCTCGCCCGCGTCATGTCCTTCGACACGGACGCGGACGCCCTGCTGGAGGCGCCCCTCGGCGAACTCGGCCGGCACATGGTCCGGCACGTGCTGGTCAGCCAGCGCGAGCGCGGCGCCGACCCGCTGCTGCGGATCGCCTTCGCCCCGCTGCACGGCGAGCATGGCGACATCCTGCGGGTCAACTTCCGCGCCCAGGTGGTCGACCGCCTCGCCCGGCGCCTCACCGGTCCCGACGCGGGTCTGCGGGCCGAACTCGCCGTCGCGATGCTGGTCGGCCTGGGCGTGATGTACGGGGTGGCACGCGGCGTGCATGTGCGCGAGGGTGCGATCGACGACATGGTGGACCGGTACGCGCCCGGCGTGCAGGCACACCTGACGCCCTGA